The following are encoded in a window of Osmia bicornis bicornis chromosome 15, iOsmBic2.1, whole genome shotgun sequence genomic DNA:
- the LOC114878508 gene encoding translation initiation factor IF-2, mitochondrial, whose translation MVASMARSYIQFCLPRQFLMDTIWREQSINNILQTFCLSQAHYQCYRTSSILLKKRGYKEQKDIKTLLKEQILKDPTVPVEEPKRRILPTVEIWDNMTITELANSSKKAINDIIDCLWIKHKNMHFDENTVLTVPLAVEVIKACGARAKVIAPGKVKKQSTYEDVKRLPPDESQLVKRPPIVTVMGHVDHGKTTLLDALRHTDVVKSEFGGITQHIGAFNVTLKSGEQVTFLDTPGHAAFSSMRYRGAHVTDIVVLVVAADDGVKDQTLQSIEMAKDANVPIIVAINKIDKPNANIKDTQNELAKHGIIVEELGGDVQCIKISALKGINLEELTEAIVLQAEIMNLRGDPTGLVEGVIIECTNDVGRGKLVTALIQRGTLKKGCLLVSGLAWAKVRAMFNDSGRPTLEAKPSEAVQIIGWRALPDVGDEILEVENERVVHNILKHREHQQNQALAMEHKIMAEKKEEEHLKEYKQFLKVKWLFGTDRSALRKLQQKQHEKNKEKEKRKEEDDLPTINVIIKGDVSGSVEALLDILDTYQFDKTCRLNVVHYGVGPITETDVQLAETFNAIIYGFNVNIHKKLENEIKQKGVSLRFYNVVYKLFDNLKEEINSILPEVEVEEVIGEAKVQQKFEIKEGKKKVLVAGCRCVKGVLLKSELYNVIRNNEIIYKGKLTSMRHLKDEVSSIGTNLECGLRFEDPTIQFQPGDTIVCYKLQTQRQTVDWDPGF comes from the exons ATGGTAGCTTCTATGGCTAGATCTTATATTCAATTTTG TTTGCCAAGACAATTTTTGATGGATACTATATGGAGAGAACAAAgtataaataacattttacaGACTTTTTGTTTATCACAAGCACATTACCAATGTTATCGTACTTCATCCATCTTATTAAAGAAAAGAGGTTATAAAGAACAAAAG gaTATTAAAACATTATTGAAAGAACAGATTTTGAAAGATCCTACCGTACCTGTTGAAGAGCCTAAAAGACGAATTTTACCAACAGTTGAAATATGGGATAATATGACTATTACAGAATTAGCAAACTCTTCTAAAAAGGCTATTAATGATATTATAGACTGCCTTTGGATTAAGCACAAAAATATGCATTTCGATGAGAATACTGTTTTAACAGTGCCTTTAGCAGTTGAAGTAATTAAAGCGTGTGGTGCAAGAGCAAAAGTTATAGCACCAGGAAAGGTAAAGAAACAATCAACATATGAGGATGTTAAACG GCTTCCACCTGATGAAAGTCAGCTAGTAAAAAGACCACCTATTGTGACAGTTATGGGACACGTTGATCATGGTAAAACTACTCTGCTGGATGCATTAAGACATACAGATGTTGTAAAATCAGAATTTGGTGGAATTACTCAACATATAGGTGCTTTTAATG TGACCTTAAAATCTGGGGAACAAGTTACATTTTTGGATACTCCAGGACATGCTGCTTTTAGTTCTATGAGATATAGAGGGGCACATGTAACAGATATTGTGGTACTAGTAGTAGCAGCTGATGATGGTGTTAAGGATCAAACTTTGCAAAGTATAGAAATGGCAAAAGATGCCAATGTTCCTATTATTGTAGCTATCAATAAAATTGACAAACCTAATGCTAATATT aaAGATACACAAAACGAGCTTGCAAAGCATGGTATAATAGTTGAGGAACTTGGTGGTGATGTTCAGTGTATTAAAATATCTGCTTTAAAAGGAATTAATCTTGAAGAGTTAACAGAAGCAATAGTGTTACAAGCTGAAATTATGAATTTAAGAGGAGATCCAACAGGATTAGTTGAAGGTGTTATCATTGAATGTACTAATGACGTTGGCCGCGGAAAATTAGTTACAGCTTTAATTCAGCGCGGCACTTTGAAAAAGGGATGTCTTTTAG TGTCGGGATTAGCATGGGCAAAAGTGAGAGCTATGTTTAATGATTCTGGCCGTCCAACTTTGGAAGCCAAACCATCAGAAGCGGTACAGATCATTGGTTGGAGAGCGTTACCTGATGTAGGGGATGAAATATTAGAAGTGGAAAATGAGAGAGTTGTGCATAATATTCTCAAGCATAGAGAACATCAACAAAATCAAGCGTTAGCTATGGAACATAAAATAATGgctgaaaagaaagaagaagaacacCTGAAG GAATATAagcaatttttaaaagtaaaatggTTGTTTGGAACGGACAGATCAGCATTAAGAAAGTTACAGCAAAAACAACatgaaaaaaacaaagaaaaagagaagagaaaagaggaGGATGATTTACCTACAATTAACGTCATTATCAAGGGAGATGTATCAGGGAGTGTTGAAGCATTATTGGATATTTTAGATACTTATCAATTCGATAAAACCTGTCGTTTAAATGTTGTTCATTACGGCGTAGGCCCTATTACAGAGACAGACGTACAATTAGCAGAAACATTTAAtg CAATTATTTATGGTTttaatgtaaatatacataagaaattggaaaatgaaattaagcAAAAAGGTGTATCTCTTCGATTTTATAACGTTGTGTATAAGCTTTTTGACAACCTCAAAGAAGAAATCAATAGTATATTACCTGAAGTTGAGGTTGAAGAAGTCATAG GTGAAGCAAAGGTACAACAAAAATTCGAAATCaaagagggaaagaaaaaagtattGGTTGCGGGTTGTCGGTGTGTTAAAGGTGTTCTTTTAAAATCTGAATTGTATAATGTAATCAGaaacaatgaaattatttacaaag GAAAATTAACATCAATGAGGCATTTAAAAGATGAAGTATCTTCGATAGGAACTAATCTCGAATGTGGTCTGAGATTTGAAGATCCAACTATACAATTCCAACCCGGAGACACCATTGTATGTTACAAACTACAAACTCAGCGTCAAACAGTTGACTGGGATCCTGGATTTTAA
- the LOC114878509 gene encoding LOW QUALITY PROTEIN: UPF0676 protein C1494.01 (The sequence of the model RefSeq protein was modified relative to this genomic sequence to represent the inferred CDS: deleted 1 base in 1 codon), with product MSCCTSAPIVTQTCETLLSKCEIPIIDLAHMGTARCPQKGVVKQVASKLVRALSEKGLALLVNHGIPECKMKAAYRAFDSFCELPEEVRDKYERASSGNHGYVKPGPSQYTDEKEARHVFNVTGCGGTLPDEEVSGFRSAVDELARDFKQLSAMLLTALAVGLEQSHDFLLSKHSHMLGPGNKTTLRLLYYPPLGAPVPGLARCGAHCDYGTFTLLAQDCEGGLEIQTPYGERWGRVGHLPGAILVNTGDILANWTNNQLPALRHRVVVPELCGRGRHSIAFFVHPDDNIPIEPLDTKIAMANQESAPCRLQKKKRGVLNAYHHLQRRLRETYAS from the exons ATGAGCTGCTGTACGAGTGCTCCGATTGTAACCCAGACCTGTGAGACTCTTTTGAGCAAATGCGAAATACCGATCATCGACCTCGCTCACATGG GGACTGCGAGATGTCCTCAGAAGGGTGTCGTGAAACAAGTGGCTTCGAAGCTGGTAAGGGCGCTGTCCGAGAAAGGACTGGCCTTGCTCGTCAACCATGGCATTCCGGAATGCAAG ATGAAAGCCGCGTACAGAGCTTTCGATTCCTTTTGCGAGCTACCAGAAGAAGTTCGGGACAAATACGAGCGGGCTTCGTCGGGCAATCACGGATACGTGAAACCAGGACCATCCCA ATATACCGATGAGAAAGAAGCTCGTCATGTTTTCAATGTGACCGGATGCGGGGGTACTCTTCCGGACGAGGAGGTGTCCGGCTTCAGATCAGCGGTCGATGAACTTGCTCGTGATTTCAAGCAACTATCCGCCATGCTTTTAACC GCTCTGGCCGTGGGCCTAGAGCAATCCCATGATTTCCTGCTCTCGAAGCATTCACACATGCTGGGACCTGGTAACAAGACGACCCTCCGTCTGCTTTACTATCCACCTCTCGGTGCACCAGTACCAGGATTGGCTCGTTGTGGCGCGCATTGCGATTACGGCACTTTCACTTTGTTGGCACAA GATTGCGAAGGTGGTCTGGAAATACAAACTCCATACGGAGAACGATGGGGAAGAGTCGGTCATCTTCCTGGTGCTATTTTGGTGAATACTGGTGATATTTTAGCGAATTGGACCAACAATCAACTTCCAGCATTAAGACACCGTGTTGTTGTACCGGAACTCTGTGGCCGGGGTCGCCATTCCATTGCATTCTTCGTACATCCGGACGACAATATCCCCATCGAGCCTTTGGATACAAAAATTGCAATGGCTAATCAAGAATCAGCACCGTGTcgtttacaa aaaaaaaaacgcggCGTTCTGAACGCATACCATCATCTTCAACGTCGTCTTCGTGAAACTTACGCCTCTTAA